In one Sphingomonas sanguinis genomic region, the following are encoded:
- a CDS encoding ArsR/SmtB family transcription factor yields the protein MNAFDALAVLAALSHPTRLDAFRLLVRHSPDGLPTGALVDASGLTQSTFSTHLAVLAKAGLVSAEKRGRQQVQHARLDTLRQLMTFLAKDCCQGRPELCEPLIAELSCC from the coding sequence ATGAACGCTTTCGATGCTCTGGCAGTTCTCGCCGCGCTCTCTCACCCGACGCGGCTCGATGCGTTTCGGCTGCTCGTGCGACATTCGCCCGATGGACTACCTACTGGCGCGCTCGTCGACGCGAGCGGGCTGACGCAGAGTACGTTCTCCACGCATCTGGCGGTGTTGGCGAAGGCGGGTCTGGTGTCGGCCGAGAAGCGCGGACGGCAACAGGTCCAGCATGCCCGGCTTGATACTCTGCGACAGTTGATGACCTTTCTGGCCAAGGATTGCTGCCAGGGTCGGCCCGAGCTGTGCGAACCGCTGATCGCTGAGCTTTCCTGCTGCTGA
- a CDS encoding transcriptional repressor, which produces MIHHAAAVPRRRAGEIDELICTILTGQARPLSAYDIAGQASQDGRRVVPAQVYRTLARLVRQGRVLRIEMLGAYVPRPASADLCLVCLECHGVQLVENPALRVIHTDATGRRFRLAAAPVEAGGLCGTCADGAPVEHCPNS; this is translated from the coding sequence ATGATCCACCACGCCGCTGCCGTTCCCCGTCGTCGCGCCGGCGAGATCGACGAACTGATCTGCACCATTCTCACCGGGCAGGCTCGTCCGCTCAGTGCCTATGACATTGCCGGCCAGGCCAGCCAGGACGGGCGGCGGGTCGTTCCCGCGCAAGTGTATCGCACGCTCGCGCGATTGGTGCGTCAGGGGCGTGTGCTGCGGATCGAGATGCTGGGCGCCTATGTCCCACGACCGGCATCGGCGGACCTGTGCCTCGTCTGTCTGGAATGCCACGGCGTACAGTTGGTTGAGAACCCAGCGCTGCGCGTGATCCATACCGATGCGACCGGTCGGCGGTTCCGACTGGCCGCGGCCCCGGTAGAGGCGGGTGGCCTGTGCGGGACTTGCGCCGATGGTGCGCCGGTAGAGCACTGCCCAAATTCATGA
- the arsB gene encoding ACR3 family arsenite efflux transporter, translating to MATTAAEMQRPGIGTFERYLSVWVALCIVAGIGLGHLLPGTFATIAAAEVAQVNLVVAGLIWLMIVPMLLKIDFGSLGSVRQHWKGVGVTLFVNWAVKPFSMAALGTVFLGGLFAPLLPAGEIPSYIAGLILLAAAPCTAMVFVWSNLCDGEPTYTLSQVALNDVLMVFLFAPLVGLLLGVASVTVPWNTLLLSVALYIVVPVIVAQIVRRALLASGGRPALDRVLAALGPVSLVALLATLVLLFGFQGEQIIRQPAVIALLAVPILIQVYLNAGIAYWLSRRLGVAWCVAAPAALIGASNFFELAVAAAISLFGLKSGAALATVVGVLVEVPVMLSVVAIVKRTRGWYEGVPS from the coding sequence ATGGCGACGACAGCGGCCGAGATGCAGCGTCCCGGCATCGGCACGTTCGAACGCTATCTGTCGGTATGGGTGGCGCTCTGCATCGTTGCCGGCATCGGGCTCGGCCATCTGCTCCCCGGCACGTTCGCCACGATCGCGGCGGCCGAGGTGGCGCAGGTCAATCTCGTCGTCGCCGGGCTGATCTGGCTGATGATCGTGCCGATGCTGCTCAAGATCGACTTCGGCTCGCTCGGCTCGGTCCGGCAGCACTGGAAGGGCGTCGGCGTCACGCTGTTCGTCAACTGGGCGGTGAAGCCCTTCTCGATGGCGGCGCTCGGCACCGTCTTCCTAGGCGGGCTGTTCGCCCCGCTGCTGCCCGCGGGCGAGATCCCGTCCTACATTGCCGGGCTCATCCTGCTCGCCGCGGCGCCTTGCACCGCCATGGTCTTCGTCTGGTCGAACCTGTGCGATGGCGAGCCGACCTACACGCTAAGCCAAGTCGCGCTGAACGACGTCCTGATGGTCTTCCTCTTCGCGCCGCTTGTCGGCTTGTTGCTCGGCGTCGCTTCGGTGACGGTGCCGTGGAACACGCTGCTGCTGTCGGTCGCGCTTTACATCGTCGTGCCGGTGATCGTCGCGCAGATCGTGCGCCGGGCGCTGCTCGCGTCGGGCGGCCGGCCTGCGCTCGACCGGGTGCTGGCTGCGCTCGGACCGGTGTCGCTCGTCGCGCTCCTCGCCACGCTCGTCCTGCTGTTCGGCTTCCAGGGCGAGCAGATCATCCGCCAGCCGGCGGTCATTGCGCTCCTTGCCGTTCCGATCCTCATCCAGGTCTATCTCAACGCAGGCATCGCATACTGGCTGTCGAGGCGGCTCGGCGTCGCATGGTGCGTGGCGGCGCCCGCCGCCCTGATCGGCGCGTCGAACTTCTTCGAGCTCGCCGTCGCCGCCGCGATCAGCCTGTTCGGGCTGAAGAGCGGCGCCGCACTGGCCACAGTGGTCGGCGTGCTGGTCGAGGTGCCGGTCATGCTCAGCGTCGTCGCGATCGTGAAGCGCACGCGCGGGTGGTACGAGGGCGTACCCTCGTGA
- a CDS encoding SDR family NAD(P)-dependent oxidoreductase — protein MKRLEGKIAVITGGGTGIGLASAKRFIAEGALVYLFGRRADKLEAAVAALGGNARAVPGSVTYAGDLDRLYDTLKQDHGKLDILFANAGTGALSPLSEITPDHVDETFDINVKGTIFTVQKGLKLMESGGSVILTGSTTGVMGTPAFSVYSASKAAVRNLARSWAQDLRGTGIRVNVLSPGPTLTELAAEVVGRDAMIEMGATTPIGHVGEPSEVAAAAAFLASSDSSFMTGSELFTDGGLAQI, from the coding sequence ATGAAAAGACTGGAAGGCAAGATCGCTGTCATAACCGGGGGCGGCACGGGGATTGGCCTGGCGTCAGCGAAGCGGTTCATCGCCGAGGGGGCGTTAGTGTACCTGTTCGGACGCAGGGCGGATAAGCTGGAAGCAGCTGTGGCGGCGCTCGGCGGCAATGCACGGGCGGTCCCGGGATCAGTTACCTATGCTGGCGATCTCGACCGGCTGTACGACACGTTGAAGCAGGACCACGGCAAGCTCGACATTTTGTTCGCGAATGCCGGCACGGGGGCGTTGTCACCCTTGTCCGAGATCACGCCCGACCATGTCGATGAGACGTTCGACATCAATGTGAAGGGCACGATCTTCACGGTTCAAAAAGGCCTGAAGCTGATGGAGAGCGGTGGTTCGGTCATCCTCACCGGCTCGACCACAGGCGTCATGGGGACGCCGGCATTCAGCGTCTATAGCGCCTCCAAGGCGGCGGTCCGCAACCTGGCGCGCAGCTGGGCGCAGGATTTGCGGGGTACGGGTATCCGGGTCAACGTCCTGTCGCCGGGCCCGACTTTGACCGAGCTTGCCGCCGAGGTCGTTGGCCGTGATGCCATGATCGAGATGGGGGCGACGACGCCAATCGGACATGTCGGCGAGCCGTCAGAAGTCGCGGCCGCTGCTGCCTTCCTGGCATCATCGGACAGCAGCTTCATGACGGGCAGCGAGCTGTTTACCGACGGCGGCCTGGCGCAGATTTGA
- a CDS encoding DUF1826 domain-containing protein: MLDDIVAFGHDRASLDAIARPDAALAIWWRSLPDTLRAALASLDLNTVDDVSLDLTADDAIHGVLVDAGFANPVAMPLAKDIELLVQRHAALSGEDRLRLRLEVVETDACRRFHADFVTLQLLCTYVGPGTQWCRIDAADAICEVPTGAVGVFKGRLLLDPPTILHRSPPISATGERRLVLTIDPLAGRPIA; encoded by the coding sequence ATGCTCGATGACATCGTCGCGTTCGGCCATGATCGCGCCTCGCTCGATGCCATTGCGCGTCCCGATGCCGCCCTGGCCATCTGGTGGCGGTCGCTGCCCGATACGCTACGCGCCGCACTGGCATCCCTCGACCTAAACACGGTCGACGATGTGTCGCTCGACCTCACCGCCGACGACGCGATCCATGGCGTGCTTGTCGACGCGGGCTTTGCCAATCCGGTCGCCATGCCACTTGCTAAGGATATCGAACTGTTGGTGCAGCGCCACGCCGCGCTAAGCGGCGAGGATCGGTTGCGGCTGCGATTGGAGGTGGTCGAAACCGACGCCTGCCGCCGCTTCCATGCCGACTTCGTCACGCTGCAATTGCTGTGCACCTATGTGGGGCCGGGTACCCAGTGGTGCCGGATCGATGCCGCCGATGCGATCTGCGAGGTGCCAACCGGCGCGGTGGGCGTGTTCAAGGGGCGGTTGCTACTCGACCCGCCCACCATTCTCCACCGCTCACCGCCAATCAGCGCGACCGGCGAACGCCGTCTCGTACTGACCATAGATCCGCTTGCCGGTCGGCCCATCGCGTAA
- a CDS encoding TetR/AcrR family transcriptional regulator, with amino-acid sequence MDRRTRKRLATRQAISDVATRLFMDRGFDQVTIDEIANAADVGRMTVFNHFPRKEDMFFDREEEARNLAFDTIRSRPSGTSPIEALGALAHQMIEQPSEAFPLFEHTQAFVETALASETLKARGRQMRDHFVQDLAALFQEEHHDGDDNALAHLAAGLIASAWSTAFLRAHAELSRTGDVQAAKRVFLVIIDRGVTGTLAALEGTPLIGTA; translated from the coding sequence ATGGATCGACGGACCCGGAAGCGCCTTGCGACCCGCCAAGCCATATCCGACGTTGCGACCCGCCTCTTCATGGATCGTGGGTTCGATCAGGTGACGATCGACGAGATCGCGAACGCTGCCGATGTCGGACGCATGACGGTGTTCAATCACTTTCCGCGCAAGGAGGACATGTTCTTCGACCGAGAAGAGGAAGCGCGCAATCTGGCGTTCGACACAATCCGTTCGCGCCCGTCAGGAACCTCGCCGATCGAAGCGCTGGGCGCACTGGCCCACCAGATGATCGAACAGCCGTCCGAGGCCTTTCCGTTGTTTGAACATACGCAGGCCTTCGTCGAGACGGCCCTGGCCAGCGAGACGTTGAAGGCGCGCGGACGCCAGATGCGCGACCATTTCGTTCAAGATCTGGCCGCCCTCTTCCAGGAAGAGCATCATGACGGGGACGATAATGCCCTCGCACATTTGGCCGCTGGGCTGATCGCCTCGGCGTGGAGCACGGCGTTCCTTCGCGCGCACGCCGAGCTCAGCCGTACGGGCGACGTTCAGGCCGCGAAGCGTGTATTCTTGGTCATCATCGACCGAGGCGTTACCGGCACGCTTGCCGCGCTTGAAGGCACACCACTGATAGGTACGGCCTGA
- a CDS encoding FAD-dependent monooxygenase, producing MVPSTRDALNSRSDHGAVLISGASFAGLATAYGLRRLGYRVIIIEAAPGLRRGGTPVDIEGETIDILKRMGLIDHVRAKALPSRRFAFKNADDSTLGSMGVGGDQASEVRYEIHRDDLLDILFNAVADDVELLFGRSITGLVERADGVAVTLDNGERRDVALVVGCDGNRSNTRRLVFGGGDQFTHFMGGYFFLKVVPETGLLPADTTEVFRTPGRMAMLNGYDDRTDIGFGFRTENEIAYDYRDRAQQRRLIEDQVGDLGWKVPAMLAAVAGDDDFYFDRISQIRMPCWSRGRVVLVGDAGYCVSPLAGLGGSMAIIGAGRLAAALERYRDDHASAFRHYEDGLRPFVEQIQERAASDGMSTMCPADEDELAERNREIAAGDMGW from the coding sequence ATGGTTCCGTCAACCCGCGACGCGCTTAACTCTCGTTCTGACCACGGTGCCGTCCTCATCAGCGGTGCAAGCTTTGCCGGTTTAGCCACCGCCTATGGGTTGAGGCGGCTTGGCTATCGGGTCATCATCATTGAGGCGGCACCGGGGTTGCGACGTGGTGGCACACCCGTCGACATCGAAGGTGAGACGATCGATATCTTGAAGAGGATGGGCCTCATCGACCATGTCAGGGCCAAGGCGCTGCCGTCTCGCCGGTTTGCGTTCAAGAATGCGGATGATTCCACTCTGGGTTCGATGGGAGTTGGAGGCGATCAAGCCTCGGAGGTAAGGTACGAAATCCATCGCGATGACCTGCTGGACATCTTGTTCAATGCGGTGGCGGACGATGTCGAGCTGCTGTTCGGCCGGTCGATCACGGGGCTCGTCGAGCGCGCGGACGGGGTAGCGGTGACCCTAGACAACGGCGAGCGGCGTGACGTCGCCTTGGTCGTCGGGTGCGACGGCAACCGGTCGAATACGCGGCGGCTGGTATTCGGCGGTGGCGATCAGTTCACCCATTTCATGGGCGGGTATTTCTTTCTGAAAGTCGTGCCGGAGACCGGGTTGCTTCCCGCCGATACGACGGAGGTTTTCCGGACACCCGGGCGGATGGCGATGCTCAACGGCTACGATGATCGTACGGACATCGGCTTCGGTTTCCGGACGGAGAACGAGATCGCCTATGATTATCGCGATCGGGCGCAGCAGCGGCGGTTGATCGAGGACCAGGTCGGCGATCTCGGCTGGAAGGTGCCGGCCATGCTCGCGGCCGTTGCTGGAGACGACGACTTCTATTTCGACAGGATCAGTCAGATCCGAATGCCGTGCTGGTCTCGCGGACGGGTCGTGCTGGTAGGGGATGCTGGGTATTGCGTCTCGCCGCTCGCCGGCCTCGGCGGCTCGATGGCCATCATCGGCGCCGGTCGCCTGGCGGCCGCATTGGAGCGCTATCGCGACGATCATGCATCTGCGTTCCGTCACTATGAGGACGGGTTGCGTCCGTTCGTCGAGCAGATACAGGAGCGGGCGGCCAGCGACGGCATGTCGACCATGTGTCCGGCGGACGAGGATGAGCTTGCCGAGCGTAACCGAGAGATCGCCGCAGGCGATATGGGTTGGTAG
- the arsC gene encoding arsenate reductase (glutaredoxin) (This arsenate reductase requires both glutathione and glutaredoxin to convert arsenate to arsenite, after which the efflux transporter formed by ArsA and ArsB can extrude the arsenite from the cell, providing resistance.) yields MPTDVVIYHNPACGTSRNVLALIRNAGIEPHVIEYLKTPPSRALLLQLIERAGLTPRQLLRDKGTPFAELGLGDQNLADEALVDAMMAHPVLINRPLVVTSMGVRLCRPSEAVLDILPEPQRGAFAKEDGERVVDDAGQRVR; encoded by the coding sequence ATGCCCACTGACGTCGTCATCTACCACAATCCCGCATGCGGGACGTCGCGCAACGTGCTCGCGCTGATCCGCAATGCCGGTATCGAGCCGCACGTCATCGAATACCTCAAGACGCCGCCGTCGCGCGCGCTGCTGTTACAGCTCATCGAACGTGCCGGCCTGACCCCGCGACAGCTGCTTCGCGATAAGGGCACGCCATTCGCCGAGCTCGGCCTTGGCGACCAGAATCTTGCTGATGAGGCGCTCGTCGATGCGATGATGGCGCACCCCGTCCTCATCAACCGCCCGCTGGTGGTCACCTCGATGGGGGTTCGCCTGTGCCGTCCCTCCGAGGCGGTGCTCGACATCCTTCCCGAGCCGCAGCGCGGAGCCTTCGCCAAGGAAGACGGCGAGCGGGTCGTCGACGACGCCGGCCAGCGGGTGCGCTGA
- a CDS encoding winged helix-turn-helix transcriptional regulator, producing MSEMLLADDPAIAPIAPAFTCGLDATLKVISGKWKPLILYFLLRGPTRYGELKRAIRDVSDKVLIQQLKELEADGVLRRNDYKEVPPRVDYTLTALGQSLARALEPLCQWGTDNMAVMQKLFAERDGWGRGRG from the coding sequence ATGTCTGAAATGCTTCTCGCCGACGATCCGGCCATCGCGCCCATCGCGCCTGCCTTCACCTGCGGGCTCGACGCCACGCTCAAGGTCATCTCGGGAAAGTGGAAGCCGCTGATCCTGTACTTTTTGCTGCGCGGGCCTACCCGCTATGGGGAACTGAAGCGCGCCATCCGCGACGTCAGTGACAAGGTGCTGATTCAGCAACTCAAAGAACTAGAAGCGGACGGCGTCCTGCGCCGGAACGACTACAAGGAGGTGCCGCCGCGGGTCGACTACACGCTCACCGCACTTGGCCAGAGCCTCGCCCGGGCGCTTGAGCCGCTATGCCAATGGGGCACCGACAATATGGCCGTAATGCAGAAGCTATTCGCCGAGCGTGACGGTTGGGGGCGTGGGCGCGGTTGA
- a CDS encoding CobW family GTP-binding protein, whose amino-acid sequence MSGIMAGAGARIPVSVLTGFLGSGKTTVLNHLVRSPGMARALVIINEFGAVGLDHDLVARSNDDLVVEMLGGCLCCTIRGDLSRTLRDAPWRFARDGQCWFDRVVIETTGLADPAPILHTLMTDPRLEALYRLDAVIATVDAATGMVTLDAQPEAVKQAAVADRLLLTKTDLVDEAGQGAIRGRLAALNPGAPVIAVTDGAVDPSLLFDVGLWDPASKSDDVRRWLAEEAHHAGHHHHHHDVNRHDDGIRATCLTLDTPLDPLAFERWLGLLTMFRGADLLRVKGIVNLAGHHAPVIVHGVQHIFHPPVELERWPSEDRRTRMVFITRRIDPEELRGTLALMTMGLSDVQLQGLVERVAADLPA is encoded by the coding sequence ATGAGCGGCATCATGGCGGGCGCGGGCGCGCGTATTCCGGTCTCGGTGCTGACCGGGTTTCTCGGCAGCGGCAAGACGACGGTTCTCAACCATCTCGTCCGCTCGCCGGGGATGGCGCGGGCGCTGGTGATCATCAACGAATTCGGGGCGGTCGGGCTCGATCATGATCTGGTCGCCCGCTCGAACGACGATCTGGTGGTCGAAATGTTGGGGGGATGCCTGTGCTGCACCATTCGCGGCGACCTGTCGCGGACGCTGCGCGACGCGCCGTGGCGGTTCGCGCGGGACGGGCAGTGCTGGTTCGATCGAGTGGTGATCGAGACGACCGGGCTGGCCGATCCGGCGCCGATCCTCCACACCCTTATGACTGATCCGCGGCTGGAGGCGCTCTACCGTCTCGACGCGGTGATCGCGACGGTGGACGCTGCGACCGGGATGGTGACGCTCGACGCGCAGCCGGAGGCGGTGAAGCAGGCGGCGGTCGCCGACCGGCTGCTGCTGACCAAGACCGACCTGGTCGACGAGGCGGGGCAGGGCGCGATCCGGGGCCGATTGGCGGCGCTCAACCCCGGTGCGCCGGTCATCGCCGTAACCGACGGGGCGGTCGACCCGTCGCTGCTGTTCGATGTCGGGTTATGGGACCCCGCCAGCAAGAGCGACGATGTACGCCGCTGGCTGGCGGAGGAAGCGCATCACGCCGGCCACCATCACCATCATCACGATGTGAACCGGCATGACGACGGTATCCGCGCGACCTGCCTGACCCTCGACACGCCGCTCGACCCGCTGGCGTTCGAGCGGTGGTTGGGGCTGCTCACGATGTTCAGGGGCGCCGACTTGCTGCGGGTGAAGGGGATCGTGAACCTGGCGGGGCATCACGCACCCGTGATCGTCCACGGCGTGCAGCATATCTTCCATCCGCCGGTCGAGCTGGAGCGTTGGCCATCAGAGGACCGGCGCACGCGGATGGTGTTCATCACTCGCCGCATCGATCCCGAAGAACTGCGTGGCACGCTGGCGCTGATGACGATGGGGCTGAGCGACGTGCAGTTGCAGGGACTGGTCGAGCGGGTCGCGGCGGACCTTCCGGCATGA
- the arsH gene encoding arsenical resistance protein ArsH, with product MGRLRPLHDVDVLPALDPAFAISRPAAGLGHDRPSPRILLLYGSLRERSFSRLAIEEAARLLRLFGAETRIFDPSDLPLPDQIAGDDHPAVHELREHALWSEGMVWCSPERHGQITGIMKAQIDHLPLEMKGMRPTQGRTLAVMQVSGGSQSFNAVNTLRLLGRWMRMLTIPNQSSVAMAYKEFDEAGRMKPSSYYDRIVDVMEELVRFTILLRSHTAQLVDRYSERKSAGVVSAVDDHSSVAVRGPPTVI from the coding sequence ATGGGTCGCCTCCGCCCGCTGCACGACGTCGACGTCCTGCCGGCGCTGGACCCCGCTTTCGCCATCTCGCGCCCCGCCGCAGGGCTCGGGCACGACCGACCATCGCCGCGGATCCTGCTGCTCTACGGATCGCTGCGCGAACGCTCGTTCTCGCGCCTGGCGATCGAGGAGGCGGCGCGTCTTCTCAGGCTATTCGGGGCCGAGACGCGCATCTTCGACCCGTCGGATCTCCCGCTGCCCGACCAGATCGCCGGTGACGATCACCCGGCCGTGCACGAGCTTCGCGAGCACGCGCTCTGGTCGGAAGGCATGGTGTGGTGCAGCCCGGAGCGGCACGGCCAGATCACCGGCATCATGAAGGCGCAGATCGACCATCTGCCCCTTGAAATGAAGGGTATGCGGCCGACGCAGGGCCGCACGCTTGCCGTCATGCAGGTGTCCGGCGGGTCGCAGTCATTCAATGCGGTCAATACGCTCCGCCTGCTCGGCCGGTGGATGCGGATGTTAACGATACCCAACCAGTCGTCGGTAGCGATGGCCTATAAAGAATTCGACGAAGCCGGACGGATGAAGCCCTCCAGCTACTATGATCGTATCGTCGATGTGATGGAGGAGCTGGTACGCTTCACCATCCTGCTCAGATCTCACACAGCACAGCTGGTGGACCGGTATTCGGAGCGGAAGTCCGCCGGCGTCGTTTCCGCCGTTGACGACCATTCCTCAGTTGCGGTCAGAGGGCCGCCGACTGTTATCTGA
- a CDS encoding GTP-binding protein, with protein MTVLSGFLGAGKTTLLNHILANREGRRVAVIVNDMSEVNIDADLVRGGEAALSRSEEALVEMTNGCICCTLRDDLLEEVRTLAEARRFDYLVIESTGISEPLPVATTFSFRDEDGVSLGDVARLDTMVTVVDAVNLLADYSSQDFLADRGETMGEDDTRSLVGLLVEQIEFADVVIVNKASSVSAEQLAVVKKLVASLNADAVIVAADHSRVDLDLVLATGLFDEEKASRHPLWAKELYGYAHHQPETEEYGIESFVYRARAPFDPAKFHAFLTNGGLDHVVRAKGHFWLATRPDWVGELAVAGSQTETARMGRWWASIPKNQWPDDGQFEEFVARHWDTVWGDRRQELVFIGIGMGEAKIRTRLDACLVPAVAFTPTLWTGLRDPFPTWGERQMEAVK; from the coding sequence GTGACGGTATTGTCCGGCTTCCTGGGGGCCGGAAAGACAACGCTGCTCAATCACATCCTGGCCAATCGCGAGGGGCGCCGGGTGGCGGTGATCGTCAACGACATGTCGGAGGTGAACATCGACGCCGACCTCGTCCGTGGCGGCGAGGCGGCGCTGTCGCGGTCGGAAGAGGCGCTGGTCGAGATGACCAATGGCTGCATCTGCTGCACGCTACGCGACGACCTGCTAGAGGAGGTGCGCACGCTAGCCGAGGCAAGACGGTTCGATTATCTGGTGATCGAGAGCACCGGCATCTCCGAGCCCCTGCCCGTCGCCACGACCTTTTCGTTCCGCGACGAGGACGGCGTGTCGCTGGGCGACGTCGCGCGGCTCGACACGATGGTGACGGTGGTCGACGCGGTGAACCTGCTCGCCGACTATTCCAGCCAGGATTTCCTCGCCGATCGCGGCGAAACCATGGGCGAGGACGATACGCGCAGCCTCGTCGGCCTGCTGGTCGAGCAGATCGAGTTTGCCGATGTGGTGATCGTCAACAAGGCGTCGTCGGTGTCGGCCGAGCAACTGGCGGTGGTGAAGAAGCTGGTCGCCAGCCTGAACGCCGATGCGGTGATCGTGGCCGCCGACCATAGCCGCGTCGATCTCGATCTCGTCCTCGCCACCGGGCTGTTCGATGAGGAGAAGGCCTCGCGCCATCCGCTCTGGGCCAAGGAGCTGTACGGCTATGCGCATCACCAGCCCGAGACCGAGGAATATGGTATCGAGAGCTTCGTCTATCGCGCGCGAGCGCCCTTCGACCCGGCGAAGTTCCATGCCTTCCTAACCAATGGCGGCCTCGACCATGTCGTGCGGGCCAAGGGGCATTTCTGGCTGGCGACCCGCCCCGACTGGGTCGGCGAACTGGCGGTGGCGGGCAGCCAGACCGAGACCGCCCGCATGGGCCGCTGGTGGGCGTCGATCCCGAAGAACCAATGGCCCGATGACGGCCAGTTCGAGGAGTTCGTCGCCAGGCACTGGGATACGGTCTGGGGCGACCGGCGGCAGGAGTTGGTGTTTATCGGGATCGGCATGGGCGAGGCAAAGATCCGCACGCGGCTCGATGCCTGCCTCGTGCCCGCCGTCGCCTTCACCCCCACGCTGTGGACCGGCTTGCGCGACCCTTTCCCGACTTGGGGCGAGCGCCAGATGGAGGCCGTAAAATGA